In Aricia agestis chromosome 13, ilAriAges1.1, whole genome shotgun sequence, the genomic window GACGCTCAGCTAGTACAGTACACACCTTATACAGCGGCCAGAAGCTCGCGAAGAAGCCCACGTCCTCGGTGAGGTTGGGCAGCAGTCACAGGTGGTGCCGGCTGAGCGTCACCACCCACACCACGCAGAACACTACCACTGGCAGCACCGGGACGCTCAGCTAGTACAGTACACACCTAATACAGCGGCCAGAAGCTCGCGAAGAAGCCCACGTCCTCGGTGAGGTTGGGCAGCAGCCACAGGTGGTGCCGGCTGAGCGTCACCACCCACACCACGCAGAACACTACCACTGGCAGCACCGGGACGCTCAGCTAGTACAGTACACACCTTATACAGCGGCCAGAAGCTCGCGAAGAAGCCCACGTCCTCGGTGAGGTTGGGCAGCAGCCACAGGTGGTGCCGGCTGAGCGTCACCACCCACACCACGCAGAACACCACCACTGGCAGTACCGGGACGCTCAGCTAGTACAGTACACACCTTATACAGCGGCCAGAAGCTCGCGAAGAAGCCCACGTCCTCAGTGAGGTTTGGCAGCAGCCACAGGTGGTGCCGGCTGAGCGTCACCACCCACACCACGCAGAACACCACCACTCGCAGCACAGGGACGCTCAGCTAGTACAGTACACACCTTATACAGCGGCCAGAAGCTCGCGAAGAAGCCCACGTCCTCGGTGAGGTTGGGCAGCAGTCACAGGTGGTGCCGGCTGAGCGTCACCACCCACACCACGCAGAACACTACCACTGGCAGCACCGGGACGCTCAGCTAGTACAGTACACACCTAATACAGCGGCCAGAAGCTCGCGAAGAAGCCCACGTCCTCGGTGAGGTTGGGCAGCAGCCACAGGTGGTGCCGGCTGAGCGTCACCACCCACACCACGCAGAACACTACCACTGGCAGCACCGGGACGCTCAGCTAGTACAGTACACACCTTATACAGCGGCCAGAAGCTCGCGAAGAAGCCCACGTCCTCGGTGAGGTTGGGCAGCAGCCACAGGTGGTGCCGGCTGAGCGTCACCACCCACACCACGCAGAACACCACCACTCGCAGCACCGCCAGCGCTATGATCAGCACCAGGAACGCCGCGGCCAGCACGCTCAGGTAGTATACTCCTTTCCTGTAATGttatggtatatttttttataatttactagcgtAATCTGttgaaataatatcaaaatatttatagaatTATTGAATCGGAACAGATTTTGTTACTTTACACTACTATAAAGTGTTACTGATAATAATTGACTTTGGTTCTGTCTTGTCTGTGAATTGGTTCTGTATTATCTGTGTTCCGTGGTCTTAATGACTATGAATGAATTAGTCTTGTTGCAACAACTAACGTGTTTTCTTTATAATCTGCATACTCGCTGAGAACTCAGTATGAAGAACATATATTACTTCAAACTCAAAatggtttataatttattttcattctaAAATTACCaagagttataatattatcttgactATAGTTTacaaaggtcaatgaccgccggtgccacattaaaatattttgactacagactagaaaggtcaatgaccacCAGTGCCACCTTAGTTCATTTTAACTATAGTCAACACACTGTCACTGTCACTCACCTGACAGTAGCCGGCCACAGCGGGAACATGCACACGGCGATGGTGGCCACCACCACCAGCGCGCCGCAAACCCAGTAGTACCACGGCATGGGGTCGTAGATCCACACGTACGCGTCCAGGGTGTCCAGGAACAGTTGCTCCATATGCATCTCTAAGCGGATCTTGCGCTTCTTCTTCTCTTTGCCGTCTTTACCTTCTTTCGTGTCCTGAAAATAAAGGACTTGTTAGAACATGTCATTGAGTTATTTTATCTATTTGTACCATcgatgaaattgattcctaggcagttgaaagACCAACGTCATTAGGCCGGGCCATGTCaatttaacccatcgatcgtgggaaaacgagacacaatagatattctattgtctcattcaccggtgagcgtatggggcttgatgaattaatgttCATTGTGGTCTGTCGGCTGGGTATGACGTAACGCgttacgcgaccaaattacgtaggtctcccatctgtataggaatcaacttctctgatagtacttataaACTAGTAACGCcagctacaatttttttttaacaaacaattTAACTCGACATCCAAGGTTTGTcgcgactaaacctcaactattgcTTTGCGCAAtcttcattcttttgaagtcggtaccagcttacgTGATACCTCGAtagtgggaatcgcagacacaaagattttaaattgttatagtccatgcaatccacgaagacgtaCCCCACTATGCCTCCTAATCGTCTATagtatatgtgtgcaagctttcgccaatgtttgagtgtaatcggtacacactaattacctgagtgcacgcgcacactacaataaatagaccaataTAAGAGAAAGCGTCCCGGTCAAAGGGAAAAGTCTCACCCAAAaattggtggggcgcgtcttcgtggattgaaCGGACTATATGcaacagccgggtgccgcttggggattgatgggttaagcataatatattatgctttgTCAAGGATATCAGTTTTCTGGGCTGGCACAGAGTAAACAGTCTGTCATATTATGTTAGATCTTTGCGCTATATCGCCTACAGTCTATCTATACTATACATACCAAACATTTATTTTCACCAACCTTACTCTCGCAGGCACTCGCCTGACTTTTATCCCCGTCTCTTTCATCTCCACTCTTGCTGGATTTCTCCTCCTTCTTTTTCTTGCCTTTTAACTCTTGCTCACTCACTGGCACCTGAAAATAAACggtttcatataatattatgattttttctaGCTAAGCATTTAGACACTGTACATTCAAAatggctacataatattatgcgggAATAAGATCTCTGAAAGAATCTCTGAAAGAAAGTGCCTCAAGGACTACCTTGAGGCACTTTCTTTCAGAGAGCAAGGGCCTTCttatattattgatttaatagcTTATCTTTCAAGACCAATTTACAGGCAATAATGTATGACTTGACTCTGTGAAATAGTGTATCAGGATTCTTTGGAATCAAGAGCGTCTTTTGGTTCTTAATTTCTTGACTTTCTTGATGGAGCATCGTCATGCAACTACTTCGGAATAAGATGATAAGCCTGCCGGCATTAGCTACTCTCTCAATGTAACCATACCTTCTTAGCCCTATGGAACAGCTTGTGCAGCAGCATCTGGTGCAGGAAGTCTGCCACCTCGTGTCTGGTGGTGAACAAGGGGTTCTTGCCCGTCGCCCATTTCGATGTCAGCAGCGCGTCCACTGCTTTTGTGCCTGGAGGTTTGAATAGAAATAGAGTTAGATAACgggaatccatacttccatatacATACTGATGCTGCGGCCGCACTTGCGTAGTgcttttttgacgtgggagagccatgcttcggcacgaatgggccggctcgaccggagaaataccacgggctcacagaaaaccggcgtgaaacagcgtttgcgctgtgtttcgccgagtgagtgagtttaccggagtcccaatcccctacaattttcccttccctaccctctcctatttccttccctaccctcctctattcccttcctacccccccccccctatacccttccctattccctcttaaaaggccggcaacacacctgcagctcttctgatgctgctagtgtccttgggcgacggaagtctctttccatcaggtttgctcgtttgccccccttatttcataaaaaaaaacggtaCCATTGGACGacctgcgtgtatcgtccaatagtatcgtctcatagcacgaagcttcgaaCGAGAGACGCAGGTGTGGCCgggccttaatattataaatgtgaaagtttgtctgtctgtctgtctgttacctcttaacgcccaagccgctgaacagattttgttgaaatttggtacgtaaCACACTTacgttgagtcccgggaaaaacttaatttaaaaataaaataaaaaattgtttttattttttaacatcaTATGCAAAGTATTACCAAGAATACTTAATTATACATTTTCGATTaacatagaatataataattccAGTTCTTTATCTGAATGTACTCGTTACAcgttttaagtaagtatgtaaatatttttatctatgtTTAATAAACTGACCTATTAACAATGTTTTATTGATTCTTGCGTTTTATGCCTGGATGTGTGTTACTAATTAGTTGAGCGTTTCCGATAAACTTAAAATGCCATAAAACCTAGATTGACGTCATATTTCTAACTTTGTAAGATACTGAcgcaaaattattgtttttgatcaataaaggagtgagcacactgagacgggccgtgccggggctcatcgcaaaaatccgcttccatacaaattgtatggaggtggatttttgcgatgagccccggcacgctgagccccggcacggcccgtctcaatgggctcactcctttagtgtgcacgcaaaaatattataaagaaataatCACATTACCTTATAGGTAACAATACGTTTTTCATTACGCGTATAGGGCAATTCGTCGCTCGGGAATCGTGCGTTTTGTCGGTATAAAAACTGTCCCTTTCCTGGACTCACTATTGGGCTGTTAAatcatgttttttgtatgggagttgcccttaaatattttatttattttgtttttattatttgttgataATGTAGCGGccacagaaatacacaatctgtgaaaatttcagaagcctagctatagcggtttcaTAAGAtgcaacctggagacagaccgacggacagacatcgaagtctcagtaataggtgTAATAGGGGAACCCCCTTTGGGTACCTACGAAACCTAAAAAAGGGGGTTTCCCAACAAATTCTTTTCTTATGAGGGCGGAGTCGCGCAGTACGTCtagtgctataatattatgtgcaaaaTAGGACCAAACCTGTAAAATATTCAACATGGTGATTCAAGAACTTGGTCTTTTTCGTCGGTACGTTCGCTTTCAGCCATTTTGCTACCGCGTACTCATCTTTTGTGGGCTTCTCTGATTCCTTTGGCTCACCAAACTCCTggaatttaaaaatgaaacatttagtaaaagtttatttaaataacatacaCGTTTCCTCCTTACAGTTcttaacccccccccccccccccccccgagaCTCTAAAAAAAGTtgtataatgcaaacaacgaccactataatattaaaatctggtaatagatgtaaggctcgtagtaaaagttaaaaacttcatgtgctgtcgactttacctacaattcatacctacttttctcatttatagaaagtgagtaaagtatgaattgtagactgttatgtagtaggtaaagtcaacttgcccccccccccccccccctgcgccatcggttggcgacgcccttgcttaacttattttaatcttgagatagtttttttaaagaaataggaAACATTTGACAGAATAGAATATTCAATATAGATaaacagcataataatattactttttttccAACTCTAGTAGTCTAGTCTCTACCTTTAAAGTCGTTTATTGAGCAGTTTAAGTCTAATCATATTATTACTATCAGCATCTGTTAGTCTTTGGAAAAAAATCTCTAGAAAATCCATACTTACATATTCTTCAGATATTTTTTAAGGATAACACAAAGCTAGAGTAACGCATACCCAGTCATACCAGCTATTCTATTCTATACTACCAACCAAATATaaactacagtctgtcaagaaagtgaagaaattaaaaagtggcaacatcgtagtgtcatctatTTCAAAGAAATGAACtatttaatacttcgatcgcggaGTCCACACTACGTAATAATTTACTGCACAACGTGTCGAGTCCTACTCATACATAatatcttttataatatatgtaagtaCGGACTACGCacatgaaaaatattaatatctaattAATTTACATCGCCCCGTAAAACGTCCACGTGTTCACGCCAGATACGTCACGTATACGGTATTATTAATATCTtggtcataaatcataatcatcaGCCGCCGACCAACCAAGAGACCTAGAAGGGAGGTGATACTAAGTTCACGTCATCtaccgctgctactttcacagcgaactctatataggggactcatacatacccatgggcgtacccaggttctgggccaggggggggcaaaatacccaggtctgggccagggggggggggggggggcaaataacccaggttctgggccagggggggcaaatcagattttttataagctaggagtttataaagaataaaaaaatatataatttttagttgtaaaaatattgtattgcaaacaaatggcaaaaattcgttttcttaatttttgatttttatagataaaagtactagataatatacttagtagggacgtcaacatgatccagggggggggggcagctgccccccctgccccccccccccccccctcggtacgcccatgtacatACCCTAACTAAAccattatcattttgttttgttacaccttgtataagacCTAATGCCTATTTGCGTCAGTCTGGGTTACAAAGAAGAATCTGTTTAACCGAcataaaaaaggaggttataacATTATAGTCTAGTCGTGGATTTTTTGCAACACACTATTTATTTGTCACATTGTCAGTTACTATTGGCTCTGTATATTGTATAAAGCCGTTATAGGCATATAACTACCGTTGTAATGGCTTGAGAAACTGATCATAATCGAACGGTCAGACTAACGATTTTGTTACAAGAAACatcattatcttatatctttaaacgagcaattcttgtatatatataaatggagtCTCCGAATCgcctccaacgattttcatgaaatttagtatatagggggtttcgggggcgataaatcgatctagctaggaatcatttttagaaaatgacattttattcgtgttctatagaatggtcaaatagctagtaatattttaaattagatgacgcccgtaactccgttgcgccaaatctCCTTTTtctcgcgagaaccgtacatttttccgggataaaaagtatcaaaatcggtttatcggtttgagcgtgaagaggtaacagtcagacagacacactttcacatttataaaatattagggTATTGATTAACTAAGGAGCAAAgatacaaaacaaaaataccAAAATAGAACAGAAAGCTATTACGGAACAAACAGAAGAGTACTTCTAAATAAATCGGTTACATAAACTATTGAACTTGACACAACAAGGCCATCGTAAAAACCGGCGCGGCGGGTCACGGCCGCTTGTGGCTATACTATTAAATGGGCATTAGTGGTAGAATTATAGGGCTACTGTTTGAACACTGTTTGTGCCTAATTATTACCACAGCAGGCTAAGTGCATGTGTGCAGTATACGGAACAAAATGACAGATAATTTTGTGAATCTGTCACTTTATCTCTTCCATTTACTCACATTTACCTGCATTTACTACTCCAGATTTTAGCTGTTTGATTCAATTTATTGGTAATCGAGCGAGTGGATAGCCTGATCATCTCCTAtgcacatattttaatatatgtaattgattgtactgttggttcttggtggaaattcatgttgaatactaataaaacactatttttcgtgcactttttccactatattcagaaataattataaataaaaatttataattatttcttagtAGCcactggtgtatcctcttaatgcttATAAAAGATATAGTGGCTTCTTGAAAACCCGGTGTCGAATTTGAGG contains:
- the LOC121733067 gene encoding translocation protein SEC62 isoform X1, which codes for MADKRKTRKRKELKKEFGEPKESEKPTKDEYAVAKWLKANVPTKKTKFLNHHVEYFTGTKAVDALLTSKWATGKNPLFTTRHEVADFLHQMLLHKLFHRAKKVPVSEQELKGKKKKEEKSSKSGDERDGDKSQASACESKDTKEGKDGKEKKKRKIRLEMHMEQLFLDTLDAYVWIYDPMPWYYWVCGALVVVATIAVCMFPLWPATVRKGVYYLSVLAAAFLVLIIALAVLRVVVFCVVWVVTLSRHHLWLLPNLTEDVGFFASFWPLYKYEYRGPGSESDKSSKSKKKRKKDKQSDDEAEKTPLVTKEEPKLHEEPVQETPLTQEEEVVEETAAEETAAAEKLSESESENSQRSSTDRDFEIVEPEDVKEGAT
- the LOC121733067 gene encoding translocation protein SEC62 isoform X2, producing the protein MADKRKTRKRKEEFGEPKESEKPTKDEYAVAKWLKANVPTKKTKFLNHHVEYFTGTKAVDALLTSKWATGKNPLFTTRHEVADFLHQMLLHKLFHRAKKVPVSEQELKGKKKKEEKSSKSGDERDGDKSQASACESKDTKEGKDGKEKKKRKIRLEMHMEQLFLDTLDAYVWIYDPMPWYYWVCGALVVVATIAVCMFPLWPATVRKGVYYLSVLAAAFLVLIIALAVLRVVVFCVVWVVTLSRHHLWLLPNLTEDVGFFASFWPLYKYEYRGPGSESDKSSKSKKKRKKDKQSDDEAEKTPLVTKEEPKLHEEPVQETPLTQEEEVVEETAAEETAAAEKLSESESENSQRSSTDRDFEIVEPEDVKEGAT